Proteins from one Erysipelothrix larvae genomic window:
- a CDS encoding ABC transporter ATP-binding protein, protein MSLLEIKNLHTYFDTRRGLVKAVNGVSFKVEEGRTLGIVGESGSGKSQTAMSILQLFESNQKIYDGEIIFDGKVLSDFNASQLQEIRGNDISMIFQEPMTSLNPVFTVEKQINEVLMLHQNMSKKEASERSLEMLKSVKIPNAEAVLKQYPHQLSGGMSQRVMIAMALACNPKLLIADEPTTALDVIIQAEILRLMNDLKDKYRTSILFITHDLGVISQMADDVIVMYGGKIVEAGPILKIFEEAKHPYTKRLMAAFLKTDISRRKGEKETEADLYSAENEVYDFHNFRENAVADTDWYEVSDDHFVACNLLGK, encoded by the coding sequence ATGAGTTTATTAGAAATTAAGAATCTACATACTTATTTTGATACACGTCGTGGACTTGTTAAAGCTGTAAACGGTGTTTCATTTAAAGTAGAAGAGGGTCGTACATTAGGGATTGTTGGTGAGTCTGGTTCTGGAAAGAGCCAAACTGCGATGTCGATTCTACAACTGTTCGAATCAAACCAAAAGATTTATGATGGTGAAATTATATTTGATGGTAAAGTGCTCTCAGATTTCAATGCATCTCAACTTCAAGAAATTCGTGGAAATGATATTTCAATGATTTTCCAAGAACCGATGACAAGCTTAAATCCTGTTTTTACGGTTGAAAAGCAAATCAACGAAGTACTGATGCTTCACCAAAATATGAGTAAAAAAGAAGCTTCAGAACGTTCTTTAGAAATGCTGAAGTCTGTAAAAATTCCTAATGCTGAAGCAGTATTAAAACAATACCCTCACCAATTATCTGGTGGGATGAGTCAACGTGTTATGATCGCGATGGCCCTTGCTTGTAATCCTAAGCTTTTGATTGCGGATGAGCCAACGACTGCGCTTGACGTTATCATCCAAGCTGAAATATTACGTCTTATGAATGATTTGAAGGACAAGTACCGTACCTCAATCCTCTTTATTACCCATGACCTTGGCGTTATCAGTCAAATGGCAGATGATGTTATCGTTATGTACGGTGGGAAGATTGTTGAGGCAGGACCAATCCTTAAAATATTCGAAGAAGCAAAACACCCATATACAAAACGCTTGATGGCTGCTTTCTTAAAGACAGACATTAGCCGTCGTAAGGGTGAAAAAGAAACAGAAGCAGACTTATACTCTGCTGAAAACGAAGTATATGATTTCCATAACTTCCGTGAAAATGCAGTTGCAGATACAGATTGGTATGAAGTATCAGACGATCACTTCGTTGCATGTAATTTACTAGGAAAATAA